The DNA window CCAGCCCCTGAACCGCCTCCAGCGCAAGATGCCGAGGTGTCACGGGAGACCACAAAAGAGACCCTCCCCCCGCCGGCACCTGCCTCACCCGTTGCAAGGCCCGCACCCGAGACTCCCAAGGAAATCCCGCCTCCACCAGTTGAGACGAAACGCCCTTCAGTAAGCCCCCCACCTCCTGCGCAGCCAACCCCGCAGTCCGCCTCAACTCCCGTTGAGACGAAACGCCCTTCGGTAAGCCCTCCACCTCCTGCGCAGCCAACCCCGCAGTCCGCCTCAACTCCCGCAAAGACAAAAGATACGGCTGTCGGGACCTATTTCACCCTACAGATCGCCTCCTTCAAGGATCGTGCCCAGGCGGAACATGCGGCCCAAAACTGGGCTGACAAGGGGTACCGGGCACGTGCAACAGGTGTGGACCTCGGGGCCAAAGGCACGTGGTACCGCGTCTATATCGGGCGATTCGAAACGCTTGACGAGGCCAAGGCCTTTGAGAGGATCATCTCCAAAAAGGAAGGGATCAAGGCGTATATCGTCTCTGTAAAGGACTGATCCCTATGATCCGCAAGGCAAAGATCACGGACGTCAATGAGATCCATGCCATCCTCACCCATTTTGGGCAAAAGGGCCTCCTCCTTCCCCGGTCACGAAGTGAACTTTATGACCAGCTCAGGGATTTTACCGTATATGAAACCGATGAAGGACATATAGCCGGCTGCACGGCCCTCCACATCTGCTGGGAGGACCTTGCCGAGATCCGCTCCCTGGCTGTACTGGAAGGGCACCAGGGCAAGGGGATAGGCCGAAGGCTCGTCCAGGAGTGTCTCTCCGAGGCGATCGCCATCGGCATCTATCGGGTCTTCACTCTCACGTATCAGCAAGGATTCTTCCTGCGTCTCGGATTCCGGATCGTGGACAAGTCTCTCCTTCCACATAAGGTATGGTCCGACTGCATCAAGTGCCCCAAATTCCCGGACTGCGACGAAACCGCCATGTTGATGGAGATCTAATCCATGATCAATGCCGTAATCTCTCGAATATTCGGGACCAAACACGAGCGGGAAATCAAGAAGCTCTCTCCCCTCGTGGACCAGATAAACAGCCATGAATCCGCGATCTCGTCCCTCTCAGATCCGGAGCTTCAGGCAAAGACCGCCGAGTTCAAAGAAAGGATCGAAAAAGGCGAGTCACTCGACTCCCTTCTGCCAGAGGCATTTGCCGTGGTCCGGGAAGCGGCCCGTAGGACCCTGGGCATGCGGCACTACGACGTGCAGCTCATCGGCGGCATCGTCCTGCATCAGGGAAAGATCGCCGAGATGAAGACCGGCGAGGGAAAGACCCTCGTGGCCACCCTGCCCGTTTATCTAAACGCCCTCACGGGAAGGGGAGTCCATGTCGTTACGGTAAACGACTACCTCGCCCGCCGGGACTCCGAATGGATGGGAAAGATCTACCGTTTTCTCGGTCTCGAGGTCGGAGTCATCGTCCACGGGCTCGACGACCGGCAGAGAAAGGCCGCCTACGCAGCAGACATCACATACGGGACCAACAACGAATTCGGTTTCGATTACCTCCGGGACAACATGAAGTTTTCCCTTGATCAGATGGTCCAGAGGGACTTCCACTACGCCATCGTGGACGAGGTAGACAGCATCCTCATAGACGAGGCCCGGACACCCCTCATCATCTCGGGACCGTCGGAACAATCCACGGACCTCTACTACCGGGTGAACCAGATCATTCCGAAACTCGTCAGGGACGAGCACTTCACCGTGGACGAAAAGGCACGTTCCGTCACCCTGACGGAAGAGGGCATAGGAAGGGTGGAAAGGCTCCTCGGCGTGGATAACATCTACGCCGCCGGCCAGACCGAACTTCTCCACCATGTTGAGCAGGCGCTCAAGGCCCACGCCCTTTTTCAGCGGGACGTGGACTACATCGTCAAAGACGGCCAGGTCATCATTGTAGATGAGTTTACGGGACGGCTCATGCCAGGACGGCGGTACAGCGAAGGTCTCCACCAGGCCCTCGAGGCAAAGGAGGGGGTCAAGATCGAGAGCGAGAACCAGACCCTTGCCTCCATCACCTTCCAGAACTACTTCCGCATGTATGAAAAGCTCGCCGGCATGACCGGCACCGCCGAGACCGAGGCCGAGGAATTCGCCAAGATCTACCGGCTTGACGTGGTCGTGATCCCCCCTAACAAGCCCATGATACGCCAGGACCTTCCTGATCTTGTCTTCAGAACGAAAAAAGAGAAGTTTGCAGCGGCTGCAAAAAAGGTCAAGGCCCTCCACGAAAAGGGGCAGCCCGTCCTCGTGGGGACGACGAACGTCGAGACCTCCGAACACTTCTCATCCATCCTGAAGGGCATGGGCATCCCCCACGAGGTCCTGAACGCCAAGTACCACGAACGTGAGGCAGAGATCGTGGCCCATGCAGGTGAGCGCGGAAGGGTCACCATCGCGACCAACATGGCGGGCCGCGGCACCGACATCGTCCTCGGCCCCGGAGTAGTCGAGCTCGGCGGGCTTCACATACTTGGGACCGAACGCCACGAATCGCGCCGCATCGACAACCAGCTCCGTGGACGTTCCGGACGCCAGGGCGACCCAGGCTCGTCCCAATTCTATCTCTCCCTTGAGGACGATCTCCTCCGCATCTTTGGCTCCGACAGGATCTCCGGCATCATGGAAAAGCTCGGCATGGAGGAAGGGGAGCCCATCGAACACCCTATGCTCACAAAGGCCATCGAAAACGCCCAGCGAAAGGTGGAGGCCAGAAACTTCGAGATCAGAAAGCACCTCCTCGAATACGACGACGTAATGAACAAGCAGCGTGGGGTCATCTACTCCCAGAGGCGTCAGATACTCAAGGGCGAAAACCTTCGAGAAGAGATCTTCGGCTTCATAGACGACATCTCTTCCTCCCTTGCCTCTACATACGCAGACGAAAAGACCCGTCCCTCCGATTGGGACTGGAAGGCGCTCGAGGAACGTCTCATCGGCCAATTCGGCGTGGCATATACCTTCACACCCGAAGAAAAGGAAACAGCCCAACCAAAAGGCCTCAGGGAGCGTATCGCCAGTCTTCTCAAAGAGGCATATGCCGCTCAGGTCGAACGGTTCGGGGATGAGGCCATGGCCTCGATCGAGCGTTACGTCATGCTCCAGAACCTGGACACCTTCTGGAAGGACCACCTCCTCAACATGGATCACCTCCGCGAGGGTATCGGTCTCAGGGGATACGGCCAAAGGGACCCCCTCCAGGAATACAAGCGGGAGGGATACGATCTCTTCATGGCCATGATCGAGGGCTTTCGTATGGAGACGGTCGGGATCCTACTGAGGATCCAGCCCGCACCTGCCAACGAGGCCAGGATCGAGGAACTCGAGGAGAAAAGAAAACGTGAGCAGGGGCGTATCACCTTCAACCGCGAGGGGGACCAGACGCAAAAACCTGCACATAGGACCTCTGACAAGATAGGACGAAACGCACCGTGCCCATGCGGAAGCGGGAAGAAGTACAAAAAATGCTGCGGTCGTCGGGTATAGCATGAAGATCCCCGGATTTCTCGCATCCGCCGTACCAGCAGGCATAAAATATCAAAACCGGCTCGACCTCGGCCTCATCCTTTCCCGCGTCCCCGCGGTTATTGCCGGGGTCTTCACCACGAACGCCGTAAAGGCAGCCCCGGTCATTGCCGGGATCGAAAGGATCGCCCATGGCCCATCGTATGCACGGGCGATCGTCGTGAACAGCGGAAACGCCAACGCATGCACGGGCGATCAGGGCATGAAAGACGTGGAAACAACGGCTCGACACGTGGCCCAGTCCCTCGGGATAGAGCCGAGGGATGTCCTCGTGTCATCCACAGGGGTAATCGGACGCCCCCTGCCCATGGAAAGGATCAAGGCCGCCATCCCTAAGCTCGTTGCCGGACTCTCCGAGGACGGCCTGGAGCAGGTTGCCAAGGCCATCCTCACAACGGATCTCGTCCCAAAGACGGCGATCCGGCAGATCCGCATCCGCGGCACGAGCGTGACCATCGGGGGGATCGCCAAGGGCTCGGGCATGATCGCGCCGTCCATGGGCCCACCTCATGCGACCATGCTCGCATTCCTCATGACCGACGCTGACCTTGATCCCGCTTGGGCCCGGGCTGCCCTGGCCAGGACGACCGATGCCACATTCAACCGCATCATCGTGGATGGGGATACAAGCACCAACGACACCGTCTTGCTCCTTGCAAACGGCATGGCCAGAAACCATCCTCTTGCTGGAGATGCCGAGCCCTTTGGACAGGCCCTCCATGACGTCTGCGCAGAACTCGCCCGAAAGATCGTCGAGGACGGCGAAGGGGCCACGAAATGCGTCTCCATATTCGTAACCGGGGCGAGATCGGACGAAAGCGCCGATGCAGTCGCCCGGGCCATCGCCACCTCCCCCCTTGTAAAGACTGCCTTTTTCGGAGAAGACCCCAACTGGGGACGGATCCTCGCTGCTGCTGGACGTGCGGAAACCGATCTTGATCAGACCCGCATCTCCCTATCCATTGAAGACATCCCTATCGTCTCTCAGGGGATCGGGCTCGGTGACGGACAAGAGGCCCTTGCCAAGGCCGCCATGGCGAAAAGGGCCTTTACAGTGAAGATCGATCTCGGGCTCGGGGCTGGATCCGCCCAGGTAGTGACCTGCGACCTCTCTGCGGATTACGTACGCATAAACGCGGATTACCGCACCTGACGCCTTCCTCTAACCTGAATACGTGAGCTCTATCCCTTTACCAGGGATCCGTAACGGGCGAGGATCCCGTCCACAACCGTCTTCCCCGAGTTGAAAGCGGCCATGATCGTCCCTTTTTCCACTGCGAGATCGCCCGCCAGGAAGAGACGTGGGATGTTCGTCTCGCCGACCTCGTCCACCTTCGGCCGATCCCCCTCGTATTCCACGCCCGCACCTTCGAGGAACACCCGTGGCGTCATGCCCCCAAGACAGTAAAAGACGGCATCAAAGGCAAGGACCTGCCCGTCCTTGAACACGACAGAGACCTCATCCCCCGAGGGCTCGAGCCTGTCGATATCCGTCCCCATCATGAGTTTGACCGTCCCCTTGCACGCGCATTCATTGATCGAACAGAGATTTATCTCGTTCATGCGAAAGAATTCCGGTCTCCGGTACGAAAGGGTCACGTCGTTTTCACACGAGAGAAAACAGGCCGTTTCCGCTGCCGTGTCCCCTCCTCCCACGACGAGAAGACGTTTTTTCGTGACAGGCGTCCTGGGAAGGCTGAAATGGACCTTGTCCTTCACCTCGGCTGGGATGGCATAGCGTGGCTTGACCGGTTTGCCGAAGATGCCGATGGCCACGACCACGATCCTGGAACGCACAGTCAGGCCGTCACCGGCAATTACTGTAAACTCCCCATCCGTGGGCACGATCTTCTGGACATCCTTCCTGAAACGGACATCGAGGGCATACCTTTCAACGACCTCCTTCATGCGATCGAGAAAGGCCTCCCTCGTCTCGGTATCAAAGGAAAGCCTGCCAATGGGCTCCACCTTGACCTTCCGGAAGACGGGGTCGACCCTTTTCCCTTCGTGATAGAGGCTGACAACCGTATCGCAGATGTGGCCCTGCTTTTCGAGCAGGACGACCGGCCCTATTCCTGCCTCCTTGGCCTCTACAGCAGTTGCAATCCCAGCCGGTCCGGCTCCGACAACGACAATCCTGGCCTGTTCCATCTCTTGATATCTCCTTGACGTGGGTCTTGTAAAAAAGATGTCCTGAATCCGTGAGATATGCACTCAACCTTTCGATTTCACAGCATAAGCCTACTGCCGAGGTATTTGTGGATGGAGGCGCCCATGGACGGGGCTCGAACGGCAAATCTGCCCCATGGACAGGAGGCTATTTGCCGCACGAAACAAATACCCCGGCCGTAGGCTCACGGATTCAGGAATGTAATAGAATTGTATGACTTGCTCAATCTCCGCAGAAAGCTAAAATCCGGATCATGATTCGAGAATGCCTGTGCCAAAAAGACAATAGATCGGTCCCGGTCGAAAAAGGGTGCCTGCACCCCCTCGATTATTGCCCTCACCGTCAGTCCTGCATGCTCCATTTTCTCGAAAAGGAGAGGGTAAAAGGGGCAAAAAAGGCCGAGCATCCGGAAGATATTCCTTCGTCTTCATCGAGCAATGAAGATCCTCCTTACAAATGACGACGGAATCCACGCCCCGGGGCTCTGTGCCCTCTTTGAGGCATTGGCCCCTCGGCACACCCTTTTTGTCGTCGCCCCGGACGGCGAAAGGAGCGCCGTAGGACACGCCATCACCCTTTCCGATCCCTTGAGGGTCCGTGAAGTAAGACGCAAGAGGCCGGCCGGGGGCAGCGAACGCTTCGGATGGGCCGTGAGCGGGACCCCTGCGGACTGCGTGAAACTCGCCCTTCTCGAACTCCTCGAAACCCCTGTCGATCTTGTGGTCTCTGGGATCAACCAGGGTGCGAACACGGGAATCAACGTCCTCTACTCGGGCACGGTATCGGCTGCCACCGAGGCCGCCATACTCGGGGTCAAGGCGGTCGCCCTCTCCCTCGATTCCCCTTGCGTTCCGGATTTCTGCCTCGCCTCCCTCGTGGCAGAACGAATAGTCGATTGGGCTGCAAAAACCCATTTTCCGCAAGGCACAGCGATCAACGTCAATATCCCAGCCATTCCACTCCAGCACATCAAAGGCGTAAGACTTACGAGACAAGGAACGGGCCGGCATCAGGAAAGGTTTGAAAAAAGAAAGGATCCGCGCGGAAACGTCTATTACTGGCAAACAGGTTCGGTTTCATCGGCAATGGAAGATCCATCTATTGACAGGTGCGCCCTTGCACAAGGCTATATTACCGTCACCCCTATCCACGCCGACCTGACGGACTACCAAATCCTTGGCCGTTCAACCATCGCTGGGATCGAATCCATCGACATATGGGGACCTTAAAAAATGGTCCTTTTGCCTTATAAAAGCGCCCGTTCGCAGCCGTGAGCGGGCCTTTTATAATTGCAATCTGCCAACTCACTGATTCAGGACATGCCATCTCGCCCAACGTGAAAAAGGGAGGCCCCCCTGCTTCCACCGCCATGACGCCAACCGGGACGAGGGATAATGATACAACAGCTCCATTGCATGGCCATTACAGACCTTAAAAAAACCTTCAAAA is part of the Deltaproteobacteria bacterium genome and encodes:
- a CDS encoding N-acetyltransferase; translated protein: MIRKAKITDVNEIHAILTHFGQKGLLLPRSRSELYDQLRDFTVYETDEGHIAGCTALHICWEDLAEIRSLAVLEGHQGKGIGRRLVQECLSEAIAIGIYRVFTLTYQQGFFLRLGFRIVDKSLLPHKVWSDCIKCPKFPDCDETAMLMEI
- the surE gene encoding 5'/3'-nucleotidase SurE, with translation MKILLTNDDGIHAPGLCALFEALAPRHTLFVVAPDGERSAVGHAITLSDPLRVREVRRKRPAGGSERFGWAVSGTPADCVKLALLELLETPVDLVVSGINQGANTGINVLYSGTVSAATEAAILGVKAVALSLDSPCVPDFCLASLVAERIVDWAAKTHFPQGTAINVNIPAIPLQHIKGVRLTRQGTGRHQERFEKRKDPRGNVYYWQTGSVSSAMEDPSIDRCALAQGYITVTPIHADLTDYQILGRSTIAGIESIDIWGP
- the secA gene encoding preprotein translocase subunit SecA, whose amino-acid sequence is MNAVISRIFGTKHEREIKKLSPLVDQINSHESAISSLSDPELQAKTAEFKERIEKGESLDSLLPEAFAVVREAARRTLGMRHYDVQLIGGIVLHQGKIAEMKTGEGKTLVATLPVYLNALTGRGVHVVTVNDYLARRDSEWMGKIYRFLGLEVGVIVHGLDDRQRKAAYAADITYGTNNEFGFDYLRDNMKFSLDQMVQRDFHYAIVDEVDSILIDEARTPLIISGPSEQSTDLYYRVNQIIPKLVRDEHFTVDEKARSVTLTEEGIGRVERLLGVDNIYAAGQTELLHHVEQALKAHALFQRDVDYIVKDGQVIIVDEFTGRLMPGRRYSEGLHQALEAKEGVKIESENQTLASITFQNYFRMYEKLAGMTGTAETEAEEFAKIYRLDVVVIPPNKPMIRQDLPDLVFRTKKEKFAAAAKKVKALHEKGQPVLVGTTNVETSEHFSSILKGMGIPHEVLNAKYHEREAEIVAHAGERGRVTIATNMAGRGTDIVLGPGVVELGGLHILGTERHESRRIDNQLRGRSGRQGDPGSSQFYLSLEDDLLRIFGSDRISGIMEKLGMEEGEPIEHPMLTKAIENAQRKVEARNFEIRKHLLEYDDVMNKQRGVIYSQRRQILKGENLREEIFGFIDDISSSLASTYADEKTRPSDWDWKALEERLIGQFGVAYTFTPEEKETAQPKGLRERIASLLKEAYAAQVERFGDEAMASIERYVMLQNLDTFWKDHLLNMDHLREGIGLRGYGQRDPLQEYKREGYDLFMAMIEGFRMETVGILLRIQPAPANEARIEELEEKRKREQGRITFNREGDQTQKPAHRTSDKIGRNAPCPCGSGKKYKKCCGRRV
- the argJ gene encoding bifunctional glutamate N-acetyltransferase/amino-acid acetyltransferase ArgJ; this encodes MKIPGFLASAVPAGIKYQNRLDLGLILSRVPAVIAGVFTTNAVKAAPVIAGIERIAHGPSYARAIVVNSGNANACTGDQGMKDVETTARHVAQSLGIEPRDVLVSSTGVIGRPLPMERIKAAIPKLVAGLSEDGLEQVAKAILTTDLVPKTAIRQIRIRGTSVTIGGIAKGSGMIAPSMGPPHATMLAFLMTDADLDPAWARAALARTTDATFNRIIVDGDTSTNDTVLLLANGMARNHPLAGDAEPFGQALHDVCAELARKIVEDGEGATKCVSIFVTGARSDESADAVARAIATSPLVKTAFFGEDPNWGRILAAAGRAETDLDQTRISLSIEDIPIVSQGIGLGDGQEALAKAAMAKRAFTVKIDLGLGAGSAQVVTCDLSADYVRINADYRT
- a CDS encoding SPOR domain-containing protein is translated as MSRETTKETLPPPAPASPVARPAPETPKEIPPPPVETKRPSVSPPPPAQPTPQSASTPVETKRPSVSPPPPAQPTPQSASTPAKTKDTAVGTYFTLQIASFKDRAQAEHAAQNWADKGYRARATGVDLGAKGTWYRVYIGRFETLDEAKAFERIISKKEGIKAYIVSVKD
- a CDS encoding NAD(P)-binding domain-containing protein, which translates into the protein MEQARIVVVGAGPAGIATAVEAKEAGIGPVVLLEKQGHICDTVVSLYHEGKRVDPVFRKVKVEPIGRLSFDTETREAFLDRMKEVVERYALDVRFRKDVQKIVPTDGEFTVIAGDGLTVRSRIVVVAIGIFGKPVKPRYAIPAEVKDKVHFSLPRTPVTKKRLLVVGGGDTAAETACFLSCENDVTLSYRRPEFFRMNEINLCSINECACKGTVKLMMGTDIDRLEPSGDEVSVVFKDGQVLAFDAVFYCLGGMTPRVFLEGAGVEYEGDRPKVDEVGETNIPRLFLAGDLAVEKGTIMAAFNSGKTVVDGILARYGSLVKG